The Epinephelus lanceolatus isolate andai-2023 chromosome 1, ASM4190304v1, whole genome shotgun sequence genome has a window encoding:
- the LOC117257409 gene encoding trypsin, giving the protein MMSLLVCLCCVLLDLTTVHSRVLMQGRIVGGHTAVPNSIKYIVSLQSTRGQHFCGGSLVHRYWVLTAAHCNIGAEHMMIVAGDYIINTFEGTEQYAKPHRLVTHPLYNRSTNNADIMLIKLRAPMVLNRYVSLAPLPRQGTGVVEGLVCRVSGWGYNNLGGGQAPFTLRTVTVPIVSTARCNGSESFNGNVTANMICAGYRTGGKDACKGDSGGPLVCRGYVYGVVSWGNGCGDPKFPGVYTAVSRFRRWIDQTIYGSHLRCTRY; this is encoded by the exons ATGATGAGCCTGctcgtgtgtttgtgttgtgtgctgCTGGACCTCACGACAGTCCACA GCCGTGTGCTCATGCAGGGCCGTATAGTCGGTGGTCACACTGCTGTGCCGAACTCAATCAAGTACATTGTGTCACTGCAGAGCACCAGGGGCCAACACTTTTGTGGTGGATCACTGGTTCACAGGTACTGGGTGCTGACCGCAGCGCACTGTAACATCGG GGCAGAGCACATGATGATAGTGGCCGGCGACTACATTATAAATACCTTTGAGGGTACTGAGCAGTACGCTAAACCCCACAGGCTGGTCACCCATCCCCTCTACAACAGGAGCACCAACAATGCTGACATCATGCTCATTAAG TTGCGGGCCCCCATGGTGCTGAACAGGTACGTGTCACTGGCGCCTCTCCCCAGACAGGGGACAGGAGTGGTCGAAGGTTTGGTGTGTCGGGTGTCCGGGTGGGGCTACAACAATCTGGGTGGAGGCCAGGCCCCCTTCACCCTGAGGACGGTCACAGTGCCCATTGTTTCAACTGCAAGATGTAACGGCAGCGAGTCCTTTAATGGAAATGTCACAGCAAACATGATCTGTGCTGGCTACAGGACTGGAGGAAAAGATGCATGCAAG GGAGACTCTGGTGGGCCACTGGTGTGTCGTGGCTATGTCTACGGCGTGGTCTCATGGGGCAACGGCTGTGGTGATCCTAAGTTTCCGGGAGTCTACACTGCCGTGTCCAGATTCCGCCGTTGGATAGACCAAACCATTTACGGGTCACACCTACGCTGTACCAGATACTGA
- the camk2n1a gene encoding calcium/calmodulin-dependent protein kinase II inhibitor 2-like — MSEVLPFNEEKMSHYGNEGDEGHLSFTCRLQDTNNFFNGSQNKRPPKLGQIGRSKRVVIEDENGDDEALKNGTEKTPAEA, encoded by the exons ATGTCGGAAGTGCTGCCTTTCAACGAAGAAAAAATGAGTCATTATGGAAATGAGGGCGACGAGGGACACCTTTCCTTCACCTGTCGTCTTCAAGACACCAACAACTTCTTCAATGGATCACAGAACAAACGTCCGCCGAAACTCGGACAAATAGGCAGGAGCAAACGGG TTGTGATTGAGGATGAGAATGGCGACGACGAAGCGCTGAAAAATGGAACAGAGAAGACCCCGGCAGAGGCTTAG
- the cdab gene encoding cytidine deaminase b, giving the protein MDQVNFSRGVMHIKDHGSRDLSQETVKRLILQSQKAKQQAYCPYSKFRVGAALLTLDNCVFTGCNVENACYNLGLCAERTAISKAVSEGYRSFKAIAIASDLNDQFISPCGGCRQFIREFGSNWDVYLSKPDGSYLKMTVDELLPVSFGPEELSMKKVFEISPEY; this is encoded by the exons ATGGACCAAGTCAACTTCAGCAGGGGGGTAATGCATATTAAGGACCATGGCTCCAGAGACTTGTCCCAGGAAACAGTCAAGAGGCTGATCCTCCAGTCTCAGAAGGCAAAACAGCAAGCCTACTGTCCTTACAGCAAATTCAGAGTGGGAGCGGCTCTCTTGACCCTCGACAACTGTGTGTTTACAG GTTGCAATGTGGAGAATGCATGTTACAACCTGGGTCTATGTGCTGAGAGGACTGCTATCTCAAAGGCAGTGTCCGAAGGCTACCGGAGCTTCAAGGCTATTGCAATTGCCAG TGACCTGAATGACCAGTTCATCTCCCCGTGTGGTGGCTGCAGGCAGTTCATAAGAGAG TTTGGCTCAAACTGGGATGTGTACCTGTCAAAGCCAGACGGCTCGTACCTGAAGATGACTGTGGACGAGCTGCTGCCCGTCTCCTTCGGCCCCGAAGAGCTGTCCATGAAGAAAGTGTTTGAAATCTCTCCTGAGTACTGA
- the LOC117256360 gene encoding serine protease 1-like — MNLAPSWHLSLLLLSVLTGVYGKRIIGGAEVNPYSIKYQASLLFMNHHFCGGTLIHPQWVVSAAHCWRPRHLIQVVLSEHSIYKLEGFEQRFDVSLVIRHYQYQHWTFDNDIMLIKLDRPAIINAMVEPASLPDPDSPPLANLAQCTVSGWGVTWLNSYSLSPMLRSVDVNIFDNCRQYYYFRVTDNMVCAGSRFGGKDSCQGDSGGPLVCNGKLEGIVSWGIGCAYAYYPGVYTKVRNYLAWINWVIQNR, encoded by the exons ATGAACCTGGCTCCATCCTGGCACCTCTCACTGCTCCTCCTGAGTGTTCTAACAG GTGTGTACGGGAAGAGAATCATCGGGGGTGCAGAGGTGAACCCATACTCCATCAAGTATCAGGCCTCCCTCCTGTTCATGAACCATCACTTCTGTGGAGGCACCCTCATCCACCCGCAGTGGGTGGTGTCTGCTGCCCACTGCTGGAGACC GAGGCACCTGATCCAGGTGGTCCTGAGTGAGCACAGCATCTACAAGCTGGAGGGCTTTGAGCAGAGGTTCGATGTCTCCTTAGTCATCAGGCACTACCAGTACCAACACTGGACGTTTGACAATGATATCATGCTGATAAAG TTGGACCGTCCAGCTATCATCAATGCCATGGTCGAGCCAGCCTCTTTGCCAGACCCAGACTCACCGCCTTTGGCCAACCTTGCCCAGTGCACAGTCAGCGGCTGGGGTGTGACCTGGCTCAACAGCTACAGCCTGTCACCTATGCTGAGGTCCGTGGATGTGAACATCTTTGACAACTGCAGGCAATACTACTACTTCAGGGTAACAGACAACATGGTCTGTGCTGGCTCTCGCTTTGGTGGGAAAGACTCCTGTCAG GGTGACTCAGGAGGACCTCTTGTCTGTAACGGTAAACTTGAGGGCATTGTATCCTGGGGCATCGGCTGTGCTTATGCTTACTACCCTGGCGTCTACACTAAGGTCAGAAACTACCTCGCATGGATCAATTGGGTCATCCAGAACAGATAA